Proteins encoded together in one Telopea speciosissima isolate NSW1024214 ecotype Mountain lineage chromosome 4, Tspe_v1, whole genome shotgun sequence window:
- the LOC122660253 gene encoding uncharacterized protein LOC122660253 isoform X2: protein MHKSGEIIQRRDLLDPTSGRLSQLFKRVMQLTGVSRSSPQQVISEDQFILTLLLQERAAEVVTFLSESRWTSFCVITMGKFQRICKGPDEASAILGYLSGCGKARYFSISKKDFIEGIKVSLGQGTVPSISSLDCDVLHLIWTTEKLQQQLDVIDQRCEMSRKSALASLRTRNKDVALRYAKQLKLAHESREKCASLLNRVEEVLNIISHAESTKKVAEAIQIGARAIKENVISVEDVQLCLEELDNSVASQKLVEEAFESNPLQHTGIEDDDVEEEFKKLELELGDESSQNLRPGPFVYLPTEVEGAKAAESLSNALSDLKLRGGAVGREESQESAESVSIKLPIQQPEAA from the exons ATGCATAAATCTGGTGAAATTATACAACGTAGGGATCTTCTAGATCCAACTAGTGGACGCCTGTCCCAATTGTTTAAAAGAGTAATGCAATTGACAGGTGTATCCAGATCATCACCACAGCAAGTTATTTCAGAAGATCAGTTCATCCTAACTTTACTACTTCAG GAAAGAGCTGCAGAAGTTGTCACTTTTTTGTCTGAGAGCCGCTGGACTTCCTTCTGTGTTATTACTATGGGGAAGTTCCAGAGGATTTGTAAAGGACCCGATGAAGCTTCTGCAATCTTGGGTTATTTGTCAGGATGTGGAAAAGCACGGTATTTCTCGATCAGTAAGAAGGATTTCATCGAG GGTATCAAAGTTTCTCTTGGGCAAGGGACAGTTCCTAGCATCTCAAGTCTTGATTGTGATGTTTTGCATTTGATTTGGACTACAGAAAAGCTTCagcaacaacttgatgtgatcGACCAACGTTGTGAAAT GTCAAGAAAATCAGCATTAGCATCCCTGAGGACCAGAAACAAAGATGTTGCCCTTAGGTATGCGAAGCAATTAAAATTGGCACATGAAAGCAGAGAAAAATGCGCTTCCCTTCTGAACCGGGTGGAGGAAGTACTTAATATCATTTCACATGCTGAATCCACAAAGAAG GTTGCTGAAGCTATCCAAATTGGAGCTCGTGCAATTAAGGAAAATGTGATTAGTGTGGAAGATGTCCAACTGTGTCTAGAAGAGCTTGATAACAGTGTTGCTTCACAAAAGCTTGTGGAAGAAGCTTTTG AATCAAATCCACTCCAGCACACTGGTAttgaagatgatgatgttgaagaGGAGTTCAAGAAACTGGAGTTGGAACTTGGTGATGAAAGCTCACAAAACCTGAGACCCGGACCTTTTGTGTACTTGCCAACAGAAGTAGAGGGTGCAAAGGCTGCTGAATCGTTAAGCAATGCCTTGTCAGATCTCAAGCTTAGAGGTGGTGCTGTAGGGCGAGAAGAGAGTCAGGAATCCGCTGAATCTGTGAGCATCAAGCTACCAATTCAACAGCCCGAGGCAGCTTAG
- the LOC122657749 gene encoding putative pentatricopeptide repeat-containing protein At3g01580, with translation MVSIARLPRTQLRRATTNAPPSNILPSPSSRTASTPLINSPHRCGEHSNHTHQQDSYLNYSILNPTNQSLAEPSDFSSTSDSFYNSLFTHLRLLTNLSEAEKVHGVLVVHGFFHPCRTDSMLGAQLVNVYVGFDRLQEALLVLDQLPQKNNFAWNAILRKLVDIGHFSDALVFYHSMLREGSIPDNFTYPLVLKACSGLFALEEGRRIKVMIQFNESRYKIKSNIFVACAMIDMFSKCGSLSEARRIFDGMPSKDLVSWSAMICGMVQNGEWFEALCLFRRMILEGWRPDSVIVATVLPACGRLGAQQLGMALQGFAVRSGFGGDLYVSNAVLDMYCKCGDTHEACRVFCGMINKDVVSWSTLIVGHTQNSEYCDALKLYLEMKTMGIRSNAVIVTSVLPALANLKLLRQGKEMHNYVLRHGLESDTFVDNALIDMYANCGSMREAGFTFDMMSDRDITIWNSMIVGHALNGNVDSAFRILRRTQETKLRLNSVSILSILPLCTRMGTLRQGKEIHCYATRSSLVSRVSVGNTLIDMYCKCGYLELGMRVFNQMVETDIVTFNTIIAANGIHGYGEEAFSFFDQMRDAGIRPNKVTFIALLSACSHAGLMDRGWFLYNTMVYDYGILPDMEHYACMVDLLGRSGHLDDAWEFIRRMPVEPNIDVLGSLLGACRVHNRVELAELVLRRIFQKNPEDPGYYVLLSNIYASSERWADASKVRAMIKYKGLLKRAGNSWIQIGCHVHSFRARDRIHPESQRIQEVLESLILEMKDEGYLLDLSCSSHGIIEDDELEGEIHL, from the coding sequence ATGGTCTCCATAGCTAGACTACCTCGGACTCAACTCAGGAGGGCAACCACCAACGCCCCACCATCAAACATCCTTCCGTCACCGTCCAGCAGAACCGCTTCGACTCCGCTCATAAACTCCCCACATAGATGTGGAGAGCATTCCAATCACACACACCAACAAGATTCATACCTCAACTATTCTATATTGAACCCAACCAATCAATCGCTGGCTGAACCTTCTGACTTCTCCTCTACATCAGATTCCTTCTACAACAGCCTATTCACCCATCTGAGGTTACTCACCAACTTATCTGAAGCCGAAAAGGTTCATGGTGTTTTGGTGGTCCATGGCTTCTTCCACCCCTGTAGAACCGATTCAATGCTAGGTGCTCAACTTGTTAACGTCTATGTTGGTTTTGATCGTCTTCAAGAGGCTCTACTAGTCTTAGATCAACTTCCTCAAAAGAACAATTTCGCTTGGAATGCTATACTTAGGAAACTGGTCGATATTGGCCATTTCTCGGATGCATTGGTATTCTACCACTCCATGCTTAGAGAAGGCTCCATACCTGATAATTTCACTTACCCACTTGTCCTAAAGGCTTGTTCCGGATTATTCGCACTTGAAGAAGGCAGAAGGATAAAGGTGATGATCCAATTCAATGAGAGTCGGTACAAGATAAAATCCAATATCTTCGTGGCATGTGCCATGATCGATATGTTTTCCAAATGCGGCAGCTTAAGCGAAGCACGTAGGATATTCGACGGAATGCCCAGCAAAGATTTAGTCTCGTGGAGTGCGATGATCTGTGGGATGGTGCAGAATGGGGAATGGTTTGAAGCTCTATGCCTATTTCGAAGGATGATATTAGAAGGATGGAGACCTGATTCGGTGATTGTAGCGACTGTTCTTCCAGCCTGCGGTAGGTTGGGTGCTCAGCAACTGGGAATGGCCTTGCAGGGCTTTGCCGTGAGGAGTGGCTTTGGTGGCGatctttatgtttccaacgccgTGTTAGACATGTACTGTAAATGTGGGGACACCCACGAAGCCTGCCGTGTATTTTGCGGCATGATAAACAAAGATGTGGTCTCTTGGAGTACCCTGATCGTGGGCCACACTCAGAACTCAGAGTATTGCGATGCTCTGAAGTTGTACCTTGAGATGAAGACTATGGGTATTAGAAGCAATGCAGTCATAGTGACTAGTGTCCTACCTGCGTTAGCAAACCTCAAACTGTTGAGACAGGGGAAGGAGATGCACAACTATGTCCTTAGACACGGGCTTGAATCAGATACTTTTGTTGACAATGCATTGATTGATATGTATGCCAACTGTGGGTCAATGAGAGAAGCAGGTTTCACCTTTGATATGATGTCAGATAGAGACATAACAATATGGAACTCGATGATTGTTGGGCATGCTCTAAATGGGAATGTTGATTCAGCCTTTAGGATCTTGCGCAGGACCCAAGAAACTAAACTAAGACTGAATTCTGTTAGCATTCTGAGCATCCTTCCATTGTGCACCAGAATGGGGACACTGAGACAGGGAAAGGAGATCCATTGTTATGCAACTAGAAGCAGTCTTGTATCTCGAGTTTCGGTTGGGAATACTCTGATAGACATGTACTGTAAATGTGGATATTTAGAACTCGGAATGAGGGTATTCAATCAAATGGTAGAGACAGATATTGTAACATTTAACACTATCATTGCTGCAAATGGGATTCACGGATATGGGGAGGAAGCTTTTTCATTCTTTGATCAGATGAGAGATGCGGGAATCAGGCCCAATAAAGTCACTTTTATAGCACTCTTATCGGCTTGTAGTCATGCAGGTCTGATGGACAGAGGCTGGTTTTTATACAACACCATGGTCTATGATTATGGCATTCTGCCTGACATGGAACACTACGCATGCATGGTGGATCTTTTAGGCAGATCAGGGCACCTTGATGATGCTTGGGAATTCATAAGAAGGATGCCAGTGGAGCCAAACATTGATGTTCTGGGGAGCCTTCTTGGAGCTTGTAGAGTTCACAATAGGGTTGAGCTTGCTGAGCTGGTGTTGAGGCGAATTTTCCAAAAGAATCCTGAAGATCCGGGCTATTATGTTCTTTTATCCAATATATATGCTTCTTCAGAAAGATGGGCAGATGCATCAAAGGTCAGGGCAATGATAAAATATAAGGGCTTGCTAAAGAGAGCAGGAAATAGCTGGATCCAGATCGGTTGTCATGTTCATTCATTTAGGGCTAGAGATCGGATTCACCCAGAGtcccagagaatccaagaggTTTTGGAGAGCTTGATCTTGGAGATGAAAGATGAAGGATATCTGCTAGATTTAAGCTGTTCTTCTCATGGCATCATTGAAGATGATGAATTGGAAGGTGAAATCCATTTATGA
- the LOC122658023 gene encoding protoporphyrinogen oxidase 1, chloroplastic has product MATLTDLSPFTSRHSFALFKSPSLDIGTFLSSSSSHSYPPLTQKPYKQNTINCRRSTFRCSVAKESTISPSKADGDKSNGYSVDCVVVGAGISGLCVAQALVTKHPENAGKVMVTEAKDRVGGNIMTVERDGYLWEEGPNSFQPSETMLTMAVDCGLKDDLVLGDPNAPRFVLWGGKLRPVPSKPTDLPVFDLMSFPGKLRAGFGAIGIRPPPPGHEETVEEFVRRNLGDEVFERLIEPFCSGVYAGDPSKLSMKAAFEKVWKLEQNGGSIISGAFKAIQERNKGRKPSRDPNLPKPKAQTVGSFRKGLNMLPNAISARLGSKVNLSWKLSSIKKMDGGGYTLTYETADGLVFVQTRSIVMTVPSHVASSLLRPLSTAAADALSRFYYPPVAAVSISYPKEAIRKECLMDGELKGFGQLHPRSQGVDTLGTIYSSSLFPNRAPPGRVLLLNYIGGATNPGILSKTESELVEAVNRDLRKMLIKPNVEDPLVLGVKVWPQAIPQFLVGHLDHLQAVKDALKDGGFQGLFLGGNYVSGVALGRCVEYAYESAEEVSNYLSEFLYK; this is encoded by the exons ATGGCTACCCTCACAGACCTTTCTCCCTTCACAAGCCGTCACAGCTTTGCACTCTTTAAGTCACCCTCTCTCGATATTGGGACCTTCTTGTCAAGCTCTAGCAGTCATTCATATCCTCCCCTCACGCAGAAGCCCTACAAACAGAATACAATCAACTGCAGACGTTCGACATTTCGATGCTCAGTAGCCAAGGAATCCACTATTTCTCCTTCGAAGGCCGATGGCGACAAATCTAATGGTTACTCTGTGGACTGCGTCGTTGTTGGGGCCGGCATCAGCGGTCTCTGCGTCGCGCAAGCTCTTGTGACGAAGCACCCAGAAAACGCCGGAAAGGTTATGGTGACGGAGGCCAAAGACCGTGTTGGAGGGAACATCATGACGGTGGAGAGGGACGGCTACCTCTGGGAAGAAGGCCCCAACAGTTTCCAGCCCTCAGAGACCATGCTCACAATGGCG GTTGACTGTGGGTTGAAGGATGACCTTGTTTTAGGGGACCCTAATGCTCCACGATTTGTATTGTGGGGTGGAAAATTGAGGCCAGTACCTTCAAAGCCGACGGATTTGCCTGTCTTTGACTTGATGAGCTTTCCTGGGAAGCTCAGGGCTGGATTTGGTGCTATCGGAATTCGACCTCCTCCACCA GGTCATGAAGAAACGGTTGAAGAATTTGTGCGTCGTAATCTTGGTGATGAGGTTTTTGAACGCTTGATAGAACCATTTTGTTCAG GTGTATATGCTGGTGATCCTTCAAAGTTGAGCATGAAAGCAGCATTTGAAAAAGTTTGGAAGCTAGAGCAGAATGGTGGTAGCATCATCAGTGGAGCCTTCAAAGCAATTCAGGAAAGGAACAAAGGCCGCAAACCTTCTCGAGATCC GAATTTGCCAAAACCAAAGGCCCAGACAGTTGGGTCTTTTCGTAAGGGGCTTAATATGCTGCCAAATGCAATTTCTGCAAG GTTGGGTAGCAAAGTCAATTTATCTTGGAAACTTTCGAgcataaaaaaaatggatggtGGAGGATATACTTTGACATATGAAACAGCTGATGGATTGGTTTTTGTTCAAACAAGGAGCATCGTCATGACTGTTCCATCCCATGTTGCAAGTAGTTTGTTGCGTCCTCTTTCT ACTGCTGCTGCAGATGCCCTTTCGAGGTTCTATTACCCACCAGTTGCAGCCGTTTCTATTTCATATCCAAAGGAAGCAATTAGGAAGGAGTGCTTGATGGATGGTGAACTCAAAGGATTTGGCCAATTGCATCCGCGCAGTCAGGGAGTGGATACATTAG GAACAATATATAGCTCATCACTTTTTCCTAACCGAGCACCCCCTGGAAGGGTTCTACTCTTGAACTACATCGGAGGAGCTACAAATCCTGGAATTTTGTCCAAG ACTGAAAGCGAGCTTGTGGAGGCAGTCAACAGAGATCTTAGGAAGATGCTTATAAAGCCAAATGTTGAGGACCCACTTGTTCTTGGTGTAAAAGTGTGGCCACAAGCCATTCCACAATTCTTGGTTGGTCATCTCGATCATCTACAGGCTGTTAAGGACGCCCTCAAGGATGGTGGGTTTCAGGGGCTGTTTCTTGGGGGAAACTATGTATCTGGTGTAGCTCTGGGGAGATGTGTGGAGTACGCTTATGAAAGTGCAGAAGAGGTATCAAATTATTTGTCGGAATTTTTGTACAAGTAA